In one Lolium rigidum isolate FL_2022 chromosome 3, APGP_CSIRO_Lrig_0.1, whole genome shotgun sequence genomic region, the following are encoded:
- the LOC124701036 gene encoding actin-depolymerizing factor 3-like, whose product MANAVSGVAVNEECVKAFQELRAERAHRFVVYKLDDDLQQVVVDKVGGVESKFDDLTAALPADDCRYAVYDLEFIADDSVGDTPRSKIFFISWSPETADIKSKMVYASSNEGFKQELEGVQYDVQATDPSELTLEILKDHAT is encoded by the exons ATG GCGAACGCTGTGTCTGGAGTGGCGGTGAACGAGGAGTGCGTGAAGGCGTTCCAGGAGCTGCGCGCCGAGCGCGCGCACCGGTTCGTGGTGTACAAGCTGGACGACGACCTGCAGCAGGTGGTGGTGGACAAGGTGGGCGGCGTCGAATCCAAGTTCGACGACCTCACCGCGGCGCTCCCCGCCGACGACTGCCGCTACGCCGTCTACGACCTCGAGTTCATCGCCGACGACTCCGTCGGCGACACGCCCCGCAGCAAGATCTTCTTCATTTCCTGGTCCCCGGAGACGGCAGACATTAAGAGCAAGATGGTGTACGCGAGCTCCAACGAGGGGTTCAAGCAGGAGCTGGAGGGCGTGCAGTACGACGTGCAGGCCACCGACCCCAGCGAGCTCACCCTCGAAATCCTCAAGGACCATGCCACCTGA
- the LOC124701038 gene encoding zinc finger protein ZAT8-like, which produces MKHQRAASEQAVSLALSLSLGAVAARHKKLRRAGAAAAGSGEFVCKTCSRSFPTFQALGGHRTSHLRGRHGLALALAGDHYNVKHKKTTSTDDQKPAAVHQCHVCGLQFETGQALGGHMRRHREEAGAMAQAPPLLLQLFV; this is translated from the coding sequence ATGAAGCACCAGAGAGCGGCATCAGAGCAAGCCGTGTCCCTCGCCCTCTCGCTCTCCCTCGGCGCCGTGGCCGCCCGCCACAAGAAGCTCCGCCGCGCCGGTGCCGCCGCGGCCGGATCAGGCGAGTTCGTCTGCAAGACGTGCAGCCGCTCCTTCCCGACGTTCCAGGCGCTCGGCGGCCACAGGACCAGCCACCTGCGCGGCCGCCACGGGCTCGCGCTAGCCCTCGCCGGAGACCACTACAACGTCAAGCACAAGAAGACCACTTCCACGGACGATCAGAAGCCGGCGGCAGTACACCAGTGCCATGTCTGCGGACTTCAGTTCGAGACGGGGCAGGCGCTCGGGGGCCACATGCGCAGGCACCGCGAGGAGGCCGGCGCCATGGCGCAGGCGCCGCCACTTCTGCTCCAGCTCTTCGTCTAG